One window of Halopseudomonas maritima genomic DNA carries:
- the tssJ gene encoding type VI secretion system lipoprotein TssJ: MYRLLPVLAACLLSACSMLSPYSELTKIDLQLSASDSLNPDLHGRPSPVVLQLVELRHPVAFEQADFFALQQRPQQILSPDLLALQELELRPGEQRSFKIAARPDTRYLGLVAAYRDLPNSRWRIQLALQPGKRNTFELALGEYGIEPRHPAGDR; this comes from the coding sequence ATGTATCGTCTTCTTCCCGTACTAGCAGCCTGTCTGCTGAGTGCCTGCAGCATGCTGTCACCCTACTCGGAGCTCACCAAGATAGACTTGCAGCTCAGCGCCAGCGACAGCCTGAACCCGGACTTGCATGGCCGCCCCTCGCCCGTCGTGCTGCAACTGGTTGAGCTGCGCCATCCGGTAGCCTTTGAGCAGGCCGACTTCTTCGCCCTGCAGCAACGTCCACAACAGATATTGTCACCCGATCTGCTGGCCCTCCAGGAGCTGGAACTGCGCCCTGGCGAGCAGCGCAGCTTCAAGATTGCAGCGCGCCCGGATACCCGCTACCTGGGCCTAGTTGCGGCATACCGTGACCTGCCCAACAGCCGCTGGCGTATCCAGTTGGCGCTGCAACCCGGTAAGCGCAACACCTTCGAGCTGGCCTTGGGTGAATACGGCATCGAACCACGCCACCCAGCCGGAGACCGCTGA
- a CDS encoding type VI secretion system-associated FHA domain protein — protein sequence MELMLEVISPPPEPQQPPLSRLFRQAGGVIGRAADCDWVLPDRQRIISGHHAQISYSDQAFYLTDTSSNGIHLKADGRRLTKDQPERIEHGQIYCLGELEVRARLQQVSASNHAPIPDDAFLSLDGDSSGADSPDPLAAWLSEPAALVQPTSSAEHHRVEAEHVRLPRAQTTLTTTPAAEGELAEQLCQQLGIQPASSAQAVAISKQAITLLRSAVAELQHSLYAQQQSAGQLQGGSNRHPLTTGQDSAAALQQLLSAADGDELLRSAWRQLRTHQLALQQASNRLTDQLPALLAPAQLLGPALLRTDGARWRALQQQYQQPAALQQRCQQALKDAYQEQHQLLQSLHHNPFG from the coding sequence CGCAGCAACCACCGCTATCACGCCTGTTCAGACAAGCTGGCGGCGTCATTGGCCGGGCCGCCGATTGCGACTGGGTACTGCCCGATCGCCAGCGCATCATCTCCGGTCACCACGCGCAGATCAGTTACAGCGACCAGGCGTTCTATCTGACCGATACCAGCAGTAACGGCATTCACCTGAAAGCTGACGGTCGGCGGCTGACCAAGGATCAGCCCGAACGCATTGAGCACGGCCAGATCTACTGCCTGGGCGAGCTGGAGGTCCGGGCACGTCTACAGCAGGTCTCGGCCAGCAACCACGCCCCCATCCCTGACGACGCCTTCCTCTCTCTGGATGGCGACAGCAGCGGCGCCGACAGCCCAGACCCACTCGCTGCCTGGCTCAGTGAACCGGCCGCTTTGGTGCAGCCTACCTCCAGCGCCGAGCACCATCGCGTCGAGGCCGAACACGTCAGACTTCCACGCGCACAGACCACACTCACAACCACACCCGCTGCGGAGGGCGAACTGGCCGAACAGCTGTGCCAGCAGCTTGGCATTCAGCCTGCGTCGTCCGCCCAGGCGGTCGCCATCAGCAAGCAGGCCATCACACTGTTACGTAGCGCCGTGGCCGAACTGCAACACAGCCTGTACGCACAGCAGCAAAGCGCCGGGCAACTGCAAGGTGGCAGCAACCGCCACCCGTTAACCACCGGCCAGGACAGCGCCGCCGCGCTGCAGCAATTGCTCAGCGCCGCTGACGGCGACGAACTGCTGCGCAGTGCCTGGCGCCAGTTGCGCACCCATCAGCTGGCGCTGCAGCAGGCCAGCAATCGGCTGACCGATCAACTGCCGGCGCTACTGGCGCCCGCGCAATTGCTCGGCCCAGCTCTGCTACGTACCGACGGTGCCCGCTGGCGCGCGCTGCAGCAGCAGTACCAGCAACCCGCCGCGCTGCAGCAACGCTGTCAACAGGCTCTCAAAGACGCCTACCAGGAGCAGCACCAGCTGCTGCAAAGCCTTCACCACAACCCGTTCGGATGA